The genomic DNA AGGCGGCGGTAATGGGAAATAGCAGCCATCCGCTGGCACATCGTCTGGCCGCTGGACTGGGCAACTCAGGGCAATGAGACTCGTGCGGTAGGGATATTGACGTCGTGCTGGCCAATCTGACACAAAAGCCCATTTCAGATAGTGCTGGGTTGACTTAGCAATGACATCCCCCTCCCGAAATGCCCCATTGCGACGACGAGGCCGCGTCTCCAAGCGCAATGGCTCTACGATTAAACGACGTACAGTTGTCAGAGCAGACTCACCTTCCACTGGGTTAGGCCACTTCCGAGCCTGGTTGGATACATAAGTGCGGGTCTTCTGCCACTTCTTAATCACTTTTACCGCTTGACCAATCTTTGCCTGGATCGTGTTGAAGATGGGAATGGCATCGTAGTCGTGCTTACGTCTGACCTGATCGCGATAGAGGTAGTGTCCTAGCCGCTGGAGGGCGATGAGCTTACCATTCTTGCTTCTTGGACTCAACGTGTTATTAAGCTGATAAATCTTTTCGAAATACGCTTCCGTCCATTCCTCCACATACAGATGCTTTTCATCCCAGAGACGTTGCTGTTCTCGACGAGACAGCGCCTCTAGCTGCTCCTCAGTCACCACAGGAACTAGAAGTTCCAAACTCAGCTCATTGAGAGGCACTCCCCGAAGATGATGCCAGTAGCCCAGTTCTAAGCGAATGTCTTTGAGGTAAGTATCGGCGGTGGATGCTCTAACCGGATCGCAAACCCGCTTGGGATAAACCGGGGCCACCAGGAAGCAGTACAAATCCTCCAGTTGGGCTTGCAGAGCAGGCGGGGTTTCTTCCTCAGTTAACCGATACTTTTGATAGTGGCCATTGCGAACCGTTAAAGGCAGGTCGGAATTTTGGCGTCGTCCGCTTAAGCGGCGTGGTGGACGACACTGATTGCGCAGGTCAATCGTTTGAGATATGGGCCACCAAGGCCGCTCCTTGGCCAAAGTAATGACCCAATCCAGTCGAGCGCCATAAGTATTACGACTGGATTGCGAGGCGTTCATCAAGTCAAAGCCAGCCTGTAGATCCTCTTGCACATTGACAAACCGCCCGACAGGTTGCTGCCTTAAGCATTCGTCCGCTTCCTGCCCTTTCTCCTCGGTCATTTTGCGATCGCCTGTGATGGGTGAACCGTTGTATTGTGATGCCAGAAAACGCCGACGCAGAGTTCTGAGTTCATTAATTTTTGGTCGAACAGCCCGCTTACCATCAACACTTTTAGCAACCTGTTCGAGATCCAAAAAAGCATCGAGCATGTTTGAAATTGCCATCGTAATAAATTTCACCTTGTTGTTACAGAAATAACTTGAGCTAGAGTTTAGGGGTTATTAAAGACCTGGAGGACCTCTAGTATTAGCACTAGGAACTAATAGTATTAAACAGATATTTATTGATAAAAGCAAATAGAAAAATAGCATTCTATTTTTGATATATTCCTGTTGTTTGTCTAATAGAAAACCTTTAAATATATGCCTAGTAAACGTTTCACAAGAAACAAAAAATAAGTAATTAATAAATAAATGAGATCGTTTTGACATATAGACAGTCATAAATAGCTCCTCAGGTTTGAGTCTTTGGGTTTATTAAGGGTTTGGGTAAGAAGGATTATTTACGAGAAATAAGGATAGAAGTATAGGATTAGGGCTTACATAACGGCTTAGGCGTCTCCATATCAGCCTTATCCAGCAAAGCTTCTTGCCTCAAATGCTCCTTTAGCTCTACTCCCAAACGAGCAAAGCGTTCCAACAATTCACTAGTAGAAATATTCAATTCTTGGCTAAGACTCTTTAGAAGATTTAAGGCCGTAGGCGTAATACTAAAAGACGAAATCCTCTTGATTTCTCCGTAATTTGTTTCTGGAACTCCACGCTGCGAGCGTACATTCCTCTTGTGATTGACTACGCGAACAGAACAAGGCTTCTTACGGGATCGTTTTGATTCAGACATAAAATTCTCCAAAAAAATAGGGGCTCGCTGACGATTGAAGTCAACGAGCCCCGGGAAAGGTTACTCAATATTTTATTAACGGCAGTTGATAGCTGTGCCGAAAATTTCTATATCAATTATAGGCACAAATTAATAAAAGGGATTTCTGTGTAATTAATGATCCAAAAGCTAAGAACAGAATTTTAGCATAGTAAAAACACTTACCTGTTTAGTCAAAGGACAAGCTTCCACCCGGATTATTTACCTAGCAGCCAATTAGGTTTTTGCCCTGAACTCAGCTTCGTTCAGCGATCGCGCTCTCAGCAGATAGGACCAGCGGACGCATTTGAACAGAAAGTTACGGTTTCATCCAGAATCCTTGTTCTATAAGGCCCCAGGGTAGCGTAGCTGCAACCAAGTGCCATCTGGTCGCCACAACACAGTTCTAGTAAAGGTTTTAGAAAAATTTCCGTAAATTGACTAAAACATCCCAAGAAATGCCCATTTATGGGCAAGTTTTTAGACAAAGAAGGCTTGAAAAGCCTATTCTGTAGGCGGTTCGACCATCATTTACGGGCAAGTTTCAGGTTTTAAACTTTTTTTGCTGAAATACTTAACTCGTAAGTATTTCAGCGCTCGCATGGCACTTCGTTGCAGCTACGCTACCTTTCGGCCTTTTAGGCTTAACAACCATTCTTGCCTATTGCTAAATGCAGGTTGCTTATGAAGTTTATTTCATAAGCAACCTGCATTTAGCTTAGTTTCTTGCAGCAGAAATGGCTCACTATCGCGTAAGTTCGAACTGCTCAACAAAGCTTAGTAGTAGCGTCGCTACTACTAAGCTTTGTTGAGCAGGTTTCTGCACGCATCCTGTCAGGGCCCTTGAGAGCAACAGCATTTTTTATAGAACTTTTACGTTTATTCAAACGCTAAGCTACCGACCTAGGCGAAAAACCAAGGGCTCGAAGTGCTTCCTTAAAATTTTCTTTGCTAGGACTTTTCTCTGGCTCTGCAAGTCCTAGCTCCTTAGCGGCTTCAAATAGTTGTCTAGCTAGGATGCTAAAGTTATCCGGTAGCTCAGCCTCAGGCATATTGTGATGCAGTTCCTCAATCCTAGCCTTATAAACTAGGTCATATAACTCAGCGATAGGTCTTTCAATTGCTTTACTCAATTTTTGTAAAGTCACATCTGTTGGGCTAGCTCCTCGAAGACAGGCTGCTCTAAGACCAGGTTGGCTGATACCAGCCCGTCTAGCTACCTCATTCATACTAATGTTGCGCTCTTCAGCGTATTGGAGCACAACTTTGCCTAGAAGCGAGAAATCTTCTGGCTGTAGATATCGCCTTGGAGGCATTTTCTAATTTTTTACAGTGACTTGATCTTTTCGAGTTATAGCGATCTATTATAAAACATCGCGAAAAGAAAGAAAGTCCCAGGATCACGTGATTAGAGCCCACTGTCCCTGGAACATTCAATCTTCTTGCGAAATGTCAATAGCAGCCAATTAGCCGATCTGGGTCGGCATTGTTTAAGCTGTCTATCTATTTATATGTCATTTTCGTGTAAATAGACCAGTGCCTTAAACAACGCAGATGAAAATTGGTTGATTGGCTCTTACTAAAGGAGCCGATATGCAAGTAGTTTGCTGCCGCTACGGCCAGCAGGTAGACTTCTGCACGCTGATTGATGTCTTTTCCTTCACCAGTCTGTGTTTGCCAAGACTAGAAGGAGGTGCAGCGTGATTACATCTCTGAACGACAAGGCCAGACCCTTTGGGTGTACGAAGGTATGGAACGATGAATTTCTTAACCTTTTTCCTCATCGGTGGGACTTTCTCTACGCCAAGCATCCCAATCCAGAGGAGAGACCTGACTGGAATACCGAGAGTAGGTATGCCATAAGCGATCGTCAGATTCAGCAAGGCGATTACCTGTATGGTGTTAGGTTTGGTTCGCAAACGAGCTATCTTCTAATTGACGTCGATCCTACAAGTTGGTATCACCCAGAGCATGATTCGTTCGCAATAGCAGGTATTACGGCAGCGCTAGAGCCAATTGGATTGGTATCCTACGTCCCTGTTCGCTCGAGCTACCGCAACGGTATTCACCTCTATTTCCCATTTGAAGACACTCAACCTTCATGGGCGATCGCCTTGGCTGCCCAAGCCCAGCTAGAAAAAGCGGGTTATATAGCCCACGCTGGACAACTTGAGATCTTTCCCAACGCCAGAGCATTAGTTGCAGGAACGCCGACCCTTTACAAAGGGCATCGATTGCCTCTGCAAGCTGGTAGCTACATTCTAAATGAGAACTGGGAACCCATCTTGAGCACTCAGTCAATGTTTGTAGCTCGCTGGAAATTTGCACAACGTAAGAATGTGCTTGATCCCCAAAACATTGAACGGGCGCTGAAACAGGCGCAACGCCAGAGACTACGGGCAAGCAGCAAGGCGCAAAAGTTCCTGAACGACCTTAACATTGAAATTGAGCCAGGCTGGACAGAGCTAGGGCAGACGAATTATCTTTTGGGCAAAATCGCTTGCCGAGAACGAGTTTTTCATCACGTTTTACATGGTGGCGAACCCATAACAGGTGAAGTGTTAGCAGCAGTAATTGCCCAAACCGCTCGTTCTTTACCCGGTTTCTCTGAATTTTGTCAACATCAACACGAATTAGAGCTGCGAGCTAGAGAGTATGCACGAGCGGCTGAGAAACGTTATTACCCCTATGGCTCTAAGTGCGCTTTAAGTAAGTCAGTGGGAGATAGGGGTACCTCGGAGCCTACCTGGAACCAGCGACAAGCCTTGGCAGCACGAGAGCGAATCCGAGCGGCGATCACTGACATGCTAAAGCAAGGAACCTTACCTGCTGGAACTACTGACCGCTTTAAAGCACTAGGGCAGTATGGGATCGGTGGCAAAACTTTATATAACCATAAAGACTTGTGGTATCCCAAATATTCAGAACCCTTGCAAGATGAGGAATTCTACCCTGTTGATACTAAATCAGTGGGTATGCAGGGCTCAGAACCCTTGCAAGATGAGGAATTCTACCCTGTTGGTACTAATAAGTTTGCAGGGTTGGTTGGTTCAGATGCTCCTCAAGAGCTATCTGAACCAACCCCTGCTTTTACAGTTGGGGGGTCTGGGGGGTTTTCCACAGGTACAGAATCAACGCTGACTTCTGGTATTGCATATTTTCGGCTTGT from Trichocoleus desertorum ATA4-8-CV12 includes the following:
- a CDS encoding helix-turn-helix transcriptional regulator; this encodes MPPRRYLQPEDFSLLGKVVLQYAEERNISMNEVARRAGISQPGLRAACLRGASPTDVTLQKLSKAIERPIAELYDLVYKARIEELHHNMPEAELPDNFSILARQLFEAAKELGLAEPEKSPSKENFKEALRALGFSPRSVA